From the genome of Lutzomyia longipalpis isolate SR_M1_2022 chromosome 2, ASM2433408v1, one region includes:
- the LOC129790895 gene encoding uncharacterized protein LOC129790895 gives MEDFDYDQKFVSNTIQCLENDIEEILALSEIGATPRREYWEEELDVNEDIDDNLMNMDNRHPEFLLQQSQNEQLPDMPLLNMEEEVLQEQYPWEFQPKMLQLEQKQLLGKQTPEKQPQGKIIDDKFREVCKKIKAKSREATKAKLIPPPSTKIPSKTPRSINKNCDPVSKIEPTKSFHIPKPPVFEGPVRIPIPQRKFDQKPRFPVELPNHPYLKHNGFPLPTRYEPFIPQQQESSEFWLSPQFQEENFPFEENKISLTVFPNSAGVLCSMTIFSQTYEPIASELSEISQLLKTLFDHSIQPPPPPSPQAFNKPQILTKSAARKKRARKNRAGKWVKLRNLLRQEKQIRKAIDMKLLDSLPFEEIKELDKLAEISQKIEKQRKICEIRKC, from the exons a TGGAGGACTTTGATTATGATCAGAAATTCGTCAGCAACACCATTCAATGTCTAGAAAATGACATCGAAGAGATTTTGGCTCTGAGCGAGATAGGAGCAACACCTCGGAGAGAATACTGGGAAGAGGAGCTCGACGTGAATGAAGACATCGATGATAATTTGATGAATATGGACAATAGACATCCGGAGTTTCTACTGCAGCAGTCCCAAAATGAACAACTTCCGGATATGCCGCTACTAAACATGGAGGAGGAAGTGCTACAGGAGCAGTATCCATGGGAATTTCAGCCTAAGATGTTGCAGCTAGAGCAGAAGCAGTTGCTGGGGAAGCAGACACCAGAGAAGCAGCCACAGGGCAAGATCATTGATGACAAATTTCGAGAAgtgtgtaagaaaataaaagctaAAAGTCGCGAGGCCACAAAGGCCAAATTGATACCACCCCCATCTACAAAAATCCCATCCAAGACTCCACGCTctatcaataaaaattgtgatCCTGTTTCTAAAATTGAGCCCACAAAATCCTTTCATATCCCAAAACCTCCTGTATTTGAGGGTCCTGTTCGCATTCCCATCCCACAACGAAAATTTGATCAAAAACCACGTTTTCCAGTAGAATTACCAAACCATCCTTATTTGAAGCATAATGGCTTCCCCTTACCAACAAGATATGAACCTTTCATACCACAACAGCAAGAAAGTTCGGAATTTTGGCTTTCACCAcaatttcaagaagaaaacttcccatttgaagagaataaaatctctttgacAGTTTTCCCTAATTCAGCGGGTGTTCTATGTTCCATGacaattttttcacaaacatACGAACCAATTGCTTCAGAATTATCTGAAATTTCTCAGTTATTAAAAACTCTCTTTGATCATTCAATTCAGCCACCACCCCCCCCTTCGCCACAAGCCTTCAATAAACCCCAAATATTAACTAAATCTGCTGCACGCAAGAAAAGAGCAAGAAAGAATCGTGCTGGGAAGTGGGTCAAACTTCGTAATTTACTTCGCCAAGAAAAGCAAATCAGGAAAGCAATAGATATGAAACTATTGGACTCACTTCCTTTCGAAGAAATCAAAGAACTTGATAAATTGGCTGAAATTTCTCAGAAGATtgaaaaacagagaaaaatatgtgaaataCGTAAATGCTGA